From the genome of Chloroflexota bacterium, one region includes:
- a CDS encoding RibD family protein, with product MAAEELGGIYDDLDLPAGTRRPYTAIQMVMTLDGAIKGPTDAYWPIGGEADQRTFRRFRIHFDAVLHGARTLGMGLDRYLWSDELQRMRRQRGLKEPPLFVIVTNSAQINPADRVFRRRRYPLRPIVVTHEAAVVDPALAEVAEIVWLGDTAVDLPALAAYLASERGVRRMVCEGGAILNAHMLRAGLVDDFFITVTPSIIGEPRPRTAVEGERALDPEDVLSLDLVSVTQCQGEVFLRYRVPNPIPYSE from the coding sequence GTGGCGGCGGAGGAATTGGGCGGGATCTACGACGATCTCGACCTGCCCGCCGGCACCCGCCGTCCGTACACGGCGATCCAGATGGTGATGACGCTGGACGGCGCCATCAAGGGCCCAACCGACGCCTACTGGCCGATCGGCGGCGAGGCCGACCAGCGCACGTTTCGCCGGTTTCGAATCCACTTCGACGCCGTGCTGCACGGCGCGCGGACGCTGGGCATGGGGCTGGACCGGTACCTGTGGAGCGATGAGCTCCAGCGCATGCGGCGGCAGCGCGGCCTCAAAGAGCCGCCGCTGTTCGTGATCGTGACCAACTCCGCCCAGATCAATCCCGCGGACCGAGTGTTCCGGCGCCGGCGTTACCCGCTGCGGCCAATCGTGGTGACGCACGAAGCCGCCGTCGTGGACCCGGCGCTCGCCGAAGTTGCGGAGATTGTGTGGCTGGGCGACACGGCGGTCGATCTGCCGGCGCTCGCCGCCTACCTGGCCAGCGAGCGAGGCGTCCGGCGGATGGTGTGCGAGGGCGGCGCGATTCTCAACGCGCACATGCTGCGGGCCGGCCTGGTGGACGACTTTTTCATCACCGTGACGCCGTCGATCATCGGCGAGCCGCGGCCGCGCACGGCAGTCGAAGGCGAGCGCGCGCTGGACCCGGAGGACGTCCTATCGCTCGACCTGGTCAGCGTGACCCAATGCCAGGGCGAGGTTTTCCTGCGCTACCGTGTACCCAACCCCATCCCTTACAGCGAGTAG
- a CDS encoding metallopeptidase family protein, with product MTPDQFEEHVREAIAGIPEGLRDHLKNVEVLIADWPTEEELESAEVPPGYTLFGLYSGVPLTERTSGYHMVLPDRITIFQGPLEEACRNPDDLREEIRSTVIHEFAHHFGLSDDDLRRWGVA from the coding sequence ATGACTCCGGACCAGTTCGAAGAGCACGTGCGCGAGGCCATCGCCGGAATTCCCGAGGGCTTGCGCGATCACCTGAAAAACGTCGAGGTCCTCATCGCCGACTGGCCCACGGAGGAGGAGCTGGAGAGCGCGGAGGTGCCGCCGGGCTATACGCTCTTCGGCCTCTACAGTGGCGTGCCGCTCACCGAGCGCACCTCCGGCTATCACATGGTGCTGCCGGACCGCATCACCATCTTTCAAGGCCCGCTCGAAGAGGCCTGCCGGAATCCCGACGACCTCCGCGAGGAGATCCGCTCCACCGTGATCCACGAGTTTGCCCACCACTTCGGCCTCAGCGATGACGATCTTCGACGGTGGGGGGTTGCCTGA
- a CDS encoding pitrilysin family protein, with protein MDDVAEHTLSNGLQVLLRESHAVPLVSFVMWYRVGARNEPPGMSGASHWVEHMLFKRTETLNPGDIGRLVNGVGGTWNGFTTEDTTAYFETVPSQHLDLPLRIESDRMANAVFDPDDVASERTVIISEREGHEAEPMFLLAEALEAAAFTTHPYGHGVIGSKADLNRMTRDELYEYYQTYYAPNNALAVIAGDMVEADVLERMEAAFGHIPARPLPPPLDVREPEQTSPREVDVRHPGPFPVLTVGHRIPEFAHPDFPALLALDALLSGPKSGPFGGGGIVRTSRLYRRFVASGLAAAVGTDIGFNIDPTLHRITVVLKPNGDREPIAEAVEEAIQDLHDAPPKEAELARAVRQARAKQAIGLEGVTAQAMWLGFLDIAHTWRAAQTFTDRLTEVSPQDVQRAAQTYLRPERRTTGWFIPEGPARA; from the coding sequence ATGGACGACGTCGCCGAGCACACCCTCTCCAACGGACTCCAGGTCCTGCTGCGCGAGAGTCACGCCGTTCCCCTGGTCAGTTTCGTCATGTGGTATCGCGTGGGCGCGCGCAACGAGCCGCCGGGCATGAGCGGGGCCTCCCACTGGGTCGAGCACATGCTGTTCAAGCGTACCGAGACGCTCAACCCCGGCGACATCGGCCGTCTGGTCAACGGCGTAGGCGGCACGTGGAACGGGTTCACCACGGAGGATACGACGGCCTATTTCGAGACGGTGCCGTCGCAGCACCTGGACCTGCCGCTGCGGATCGAGTCCGACCGCATGGCCAATGCGGTCTTCGATCCCGACGACGTGGCGAGTGAGCGCACCGTCATCATCTCGGAGCGCGAGGGGCACGAGGCGGAGCCCATGTTCCTGCTCGCCGAGGCGCTGGAGGCCGCCGCCTTCACCACCCATCCCTACGGCCACGGCGTGATCGGCAGCAAGGCCGATCTGAACCGGATGACCCGCGACGAGCTGTACGAGTACTACCAGACCTACTACGCGCCCAACAACGCCCTGGCGGTCATCGCCGGCGACATGGTCGAGGCCGACGTGCTGGAGCGGATGGAAGCGGCGTTTGGGCACATTCCCGCCCGGCCCCTACCGCCGCCGCTCGACGTGCGAGAGCCCGAGCAAACGAGCCCGCGCGAGGTGGACGTGCGTCATCCCGGCCCCTTCCCGGTTCTCACCGTAGGCCACCGGATTCCGGAGTTCGCGCATCCCGACTTTCCAGCGCTGCTGGCGCTTGACGCGCTGCTCTCCGGGCCGAAAAGCGGACCGTTCGGCGGCGGCGGGATCGTGCGCACCTCACGGCTCTATCGGCGCTTCGTGGCCTCGGGCCTGGCGGCCGCGGTCGGCACTGACATCGGCTTCAACATCGACCCGACCCTGCACCGGATCACCGTGGTGCTGAAGCCAAACGGCGACCGCGAGCCGATCGCCGAGGCGGTGGAGGAAGCGATCCAGGATCTGCACGATGCCCCGCCCAAAGAGGCCGAGCTCGCCCGAGCGGTGCGCCAGGCGCGCGCCAAGCAGGCCATTGGCCTGGAGGGCGTGACGGCGCAGGCGATGTGGCTGGGATTCCTGGATATCGCGCACACGTGGCGCGCGGCGCAGACCTTCACCGACCGCCTCACGGAAGTTTCGCCGCAGGACGTTCAGCGGGCGGCGCAGACCTATTTGCGACCGGAGCGGCGGACCACCGGCTGGTTCATTCCCGAGGGTCCGGCGCGGGCGTGA
- a CDS encoding DUF1801 domain-containing protein, whose product MVSSSATTVEQYLAELPDDRRADVARVRETILANLPDGFEETMQYGMIGYAIPLERFPNTYNGQALGSVALASQKRHISVYLHGLYASQELTDWFVAAYAEAGKKLNMGKSCVRFRRADDAALDVIGEAVARVTPEDLIAAHEAAHSPEAKEARRAARAKRRAY is encoded by the coding sequence ATGGTCTCAAGCAGTGCGACGACGGTTGAGCAATACCTGGCCGAGCTGCCGGACGATCGGCGGGCGGACGTGGCGCGGGTGCGGGAGACGATCCTGGCCAACCTGCCCGACGGGTTCGAGGAGACCATGCAGTACGGCATGATCGGCTACGCGATCCCGCTGGAGCGCTTTCCCAACACTTACAACGGCCAGGCGCTGGGCTCGGTGGCCCTGGCGTCGCAGAAGCGGCACATCTCGGTCTATCTGCACGGGCTCTACGCCAGCCAGGAGCTGACGGACTGGTTCGTGGCGGCGTACGCGGAAGCGGGCAAGAAGCTGAACATGGGCAAGTCGTGCGTGCGGTTTCGGCGCGCCGACGACGCGGCGCTGGACGTGATCGGCGAGGCCGTGGCGCGGGTGACGCCCGAGGACCTGATCGCGGCCCACGAGGCCGCACACAGCCCGGAGGCCAAGGAGGCGCGGCGCGCGGCGCGGGCGAAGCGCCGGGCCTACTGA
- a CDS encoding pyridoxal-phosphate dependent enzyme, translated as MAAVTLRCPACAIDIPWDAALLACPRCDGLLDAAKDLPKLTRDIQPLIDQGAPGVWRYRPALALPGDAPLLTMGEGRTPVVELATWGGGHGLSQCRAKLEFMAPTGSFKDRGAAPVIASLKAQGVAKIVEDSSGNAGAAMAAYAARAGLSADIYVPAAAPAGKLAQIAQYGATVHPVEGTREDVGDAAALAAQAPGAAYASHSRHPAFLEGTKTFVLELLEDGVRALPQHLVVPVGNGGLILGAHKALTELRQAGLHFRMPRLHIAQAAACQPLVQAYNTGAAEPVAVERRPTIAGGIDVAVPARGAAVLQAARDTGGSAVAVGEDEIAATRSALARDEGLFVEATSAAAFAAAAQLRAKDAIAAEDAVLIAATGSGLKDPPPQQA; from the coding sequence ATGGCCGCCGTGACGCTGCGCTGTCCGGCCTGCGCAATTGATATTCCGTGGGACGCCGCGCTGTTGGCATGCCCGCGCTGCGACGGGCTGCTTGACGCGGCCAAAGACTTGCCGAAGCTGACCCGTGACATTCAGCCGCTTATCGACCAGGGCGCGCCGGGCGTCTGGCGCTACCGGCCCGCGCTGGCGTTGCCCGGCGACGCGCCCCTCCTGACGATGGGCGAGGGACGCACGCCGGTGGTGGAACTTGCGACCTGGGGCGGCGGTCACGGGTTGAGCCAGTGCCGCGCGAAGCTCGAATTCATGGCCCCGACCGGGTCGTTCAAGGACCGCGGCGCGGCGCCGGTGATCGCTTCGCTCAAGGCCCAGGGCGTCGCCAAGATCGTCGAAGACTCGTCGGGCAACGCGGGCGCCGCCATGGCGGCCTACGCCGCGCGCGCCGGGCTGTCCGCCGACATCTACGTGCCCGCCGCGGCGCCCGCGGGCAAGCTGGCGCAGATCGCCCAGTACGGTGCCACGGTGCACCCCGTGGAAGGCACGCGCGAGGACGTAGGCGACGCGGCGGCCCTCGCCGCGCAGGCGCCCGGTGCGGCATACGCCTCGCACAGCCGCCATCCGGCATTCCTCGAAGGCACGAAGACATTTGTGCTTGAGTTGCTCGAGGACGGCGTGCGCGCCCTGCCGCAACACCTCGTGGTTCCGGTGGGCAACGGCGGGCTGATCCTCGGCGCGCACAAGGCGCTGACCGAACTGCGGCAAGCCGGATTGCATTTTCGGATGCCGCGCCTGCACATCGCCCAGGCGGCGGCCTGCCAGCCGCTGGTGCAGGCGTACAACACGGGCGCCGCCGAACCGGTTGCCGTCGAACGCCGGCCGACCATCGCCGGCGGCATCGACGTGGCCGTCCCCGCCCGCGGCGCAGCCGTACTCCAGGCCGCCCGCGACACCGGAGGCAGCGCCGTGGCGGTGGGCGAGGACGAGATCGCGGCGACCCGTTCCGCCCTGGCTCGCGACGAGGGCCTGTTCGTCGAGGCGACGTCAGCCGCCGCGTTCGCCGCCGCCGCGCAACTGCGCGCCAAGGACGCCATTGCCGCCGAAGACGCCGTGCTCATTGCCGCCACCGGCAGCGGCCTCAAGGACCCGCCGCCACAGCAGGCCTAA
- a CDS encoding type II toxin-antitoxin system VapC family toxin: MTYLLDTHVLLWAAGDPTRLTPESRKLLDDPAAELMFSTASIWEVVIKRALGRSGLRVDPRLLRDGLRRHGYSELAIRSEHALAVGLLPLIHNDPFDRILMAQAQVENITLLTMDKRLGQYPISIQAV; this comes from the coding sequence GTGACGTACTTGCTAGATACCCATGTGTTGCTGTGGGCGGCGGGCGATCCGACGCGGTTGACGCCGGAATCTCGGAAGCTCCTCGACGATCCCGCCGCCGAGTTGATGTTCAGCACGGCAAGCATCTGGGAGGTCGTCATCAAGCGCGCGCTCGGTAGGAGCGGCCTTCGTGTGGACCCGCGGCTCTTGCGCGACGGTCTGCGGCGACACGGCTACAGCGAGCTTGCAATTCGCTCGGAACACGCGCTGGCGGTCGGCCTCCTGCCACTCATTCACAACGACCCCTTCGACCGGATCCTCATGGCGCAAGCCCAAGTGGAGAACATCACGCTGCTGACCATGGACAAGAGACTGGGCCAATATCCCATCTCCATCCAAGCTGTGTGA
- a CDS encoding thiamine pyrophosphate-binding protein — MSGGEALVESLVREGVDVVFGIPGIHMSGIMAALRDEPRIRLITTRHEQACAHMADGYARVSGKPGVVLVVPGAGVYNAASGLATAYARSSPVLAIAGQIPRGQIGGGSGSYHEVLDQGSIVEPVTKWRRQALTPREIPDAVSEAFRQMRTGRPRPTLIEIPPEAGVERDDVVLRDPVSIPRLVPSSDQLREAARVIAESRLPLIYAGGGVALSDAESDLVDFVESTNIPVITSAGGKGAIPDRHPLSYGSCFAPWGEHDEMNELFEVMQAADVVIGIGARFSLGNPAREDSTLININIDDAEIASVHANTLPLHGDAKATIESLLPLLLKAGAADRPSPIEAVAAARRLIAYADIRRQEPQYPILESIQRSIPEDAHIVWDVTQFGYYARTHYQVNCPKTFIDSGYSFNLGFGVPTALGAKVAHPERHVLCVSGDGGFLFNAVELATAVQYGINVITVVFRDDAYGNVGRDLDELFGGTYETDLHNPDLVAFTESFGAVGLRAGDPTELETLLPHALGCQAPVVIDIPIGNMPLPRGKFMSVAVALPWNRPQEGLISD; from the coding sequence ATGAGCGGCGGCGAGGCGCTGGTGGAGTCCCTCGTCCGCGAAGGCGTCGATGTCGTCTTTGGCATTCCCGGCATTCACATGTCCGGCATCATGGCCGCCCTGCGGGACGAGCCCCGCATCCGCCTGATCACCACTCGACACGAGCAGGCCTGCGCCCACATGGCCGATGGCTATGCCCGCGTCTCCGGCAAGCCGGGTGTCGTCCTCGTTGTGCCGGGCGCTGGGGTGTACAACGCCGCCAGCGGCCTGGCCACCGCCTACGCTCGGTCCTCGCCCGTCCTCGCCATTGCCGGCCAGATCCCGCGCGGTCAGATCGGCGGGGGCTCAGGCAGCTATCACGAAGTTCTCGACCAGGGGTCCATCGTCGAGCCCGTCACCAAGTGGCGGCGGCAGGCGCTCACGCCGCGGGAAATCCCGGACGCCGTTTCCGAAGCGTTCCGCCAGATGCGCACCGGCCGCCCCCGCCCCACGTTGATTGAGATTCCGCCCGAGGCAGGCGTTGAGCGCGACGATGTCGTGCTGCGCGATCCGGTGTCGATTCCGCGCCTCGTACCGAGCTCCGACCAGTTGCGCGAGGCCGCCCGCGTCATCGCGGAGTCTCGCCTGCCCCTCATCTACGCCGGCGGCGGCGTGGCCCTATCGGACGCCGAATCCGACCTCGTGGATTTCGTCGAGTCCACGAACATCCCCGTCATCACCTCCGCGGGCGGCAAGGGCGCCATTCCCGACCGCCACCCGCTCTCCTACGGCTCATGCTTCGCCCCTTGGGGCGAGCACGACGAGATGAACGAGCTCTTCGAGGTGATGCAGGCCGCCGACGTCGTCATCGGCATCGGCGCTCGCTTCTCGCTGGGGAATCCCGCCCGCGAGGACTCCACCCTCATCAACATCAACATCGATGACGCCGAAATCGCGAGCGTCCACGCCAACACGCTTCCCCTTCACGGCGACGCCAAGGCCACGATCGAATCCCTGCTTCCCCTCCTGCTCAAAGCCGGCGCCGCCGATCGGCCCTCGCCCATCGAGGCCGTCGCCGCTGCCCGCCGCCTGATCGCCTACGCCGACATCCGGCGCCAGGAGCCGCAGTACCCAATCCTCGAATCCATCCAACGCAGCATTCCCGAGGACGCCCACATCGTCTGGGACGTCACCCAGTTCGGCTACTACGCCCGCACCCACTATCAGGTCAATTGCCCCAAGACGTTCATCGACAGTGGCTACTCCTTTAACCTCGGATTCGGTGTCCCCACCGCCCTGGGGGCCAAGGTGGCGCACCCCGAGCGCCACGTCCTTTGCGTCAGCGGCGACGGCGGATTCCTGTTCAACGCGGTAGAGCTCGCCACCGCCGTGCAATACGGGATCAACGTCATCACCGTCGTCTTCCGCGACGACGCGTATGGCAACGTCGGGCGTGATCTCGATGAGCTATTTGGCGGGACCTACGAGACGGACTTGCACAATCCCGACCTCGTCGCGTTCACCGAATCCTTCGGTGCCGTTGGACTGCGCGCCGGCGATCCCACGGAGCTGGAAACCCTGCTCCCGCACGCCCTCGGATGTCAGGCCCCGGTGGTCATCGACATCCCCATTGGAAACATGCCGCTTCCCCGTGGCAAGTTCATGTCCGTGGCTGTGGCGCTCCCCTGGAATCGCCCCCAGGAAGGCCTGATTTCAGACTAA
- a CDS encoding DUF362 domain-containing protein → MSTVALVRTQPETVLDDVADAMRRAGYRDHLDPAAETALKINISWHHWYPACSTAPWQLDGVTRTLLADGFPVETLFGAHNRTVVVSARVGERVNKHRPVLAAHGVRNVHLYEDERWVRYEPQGRMLTLHDVYPEGVRIPERLIGTNIIHLPTMKTHVFTTITGAMKNAFGGLLFEKRHFCHATIHETLVDLLTIQKEIHHSVFAVVDGTFIGEGPGPRCMDVYERGLMLAGADQVAVDATIARLMGLDPFEIPFLRLAHEAGLGTADAREIDVVGVDPDAVSWKARTARETFASRGQKLIYWGPLKPLERLLLRTVIAPWSYAASRAYHDVYWWNVHGRRRVTEALRGPWGQLFQQYPEEDHHPLPLPEAATARR, encoded by the coding sequence GTGAGCACCGTCGCGCTGGTTCGTACCCAGCCCGAAACCGTCCTCGACGACGTCGCCGACGCGATGCGCCGCGCCGGATACCGCGACCACCTGGACCCCGCGGCCGAAACCGCGCTCAAGATCAACATTTCCTGGCACCACTGGTATCCGGCCTGCTCCACCGCGCCTTGGCAGCTCGACGGCGTGACGCGCACGCTGCTGGCCGACGGTTTCCCCGTGGAGACGCTCTTCGGCGCGCACAACCGCACCGTGGTGGTGAGCGCCCGCGTGGGCGAGCGCGTGAACAAGCACCGCCCGGTGCTGGCGGCGCATGGCGTGCGCAACGTGCACCTTTACGAGGACGAGCGCTGGGTGCGCTATGAGCCGCAGGGCCGGATGCTCACGTTGCACGACGTGTATCCCGAAGGCGTGCGCATTCCCGAGCGACTGATCGGCACGAACATCATCCACCTACCGACCATGAAGACGCACGTGTTCACCACCATCACCGGGGCCATGAAGAATGCGTTTGGCGGCCTGCTCTTCGAAAAGCGCCACTTCTGCCACGCCACGATCCACGAGACGCTGGTGGACCTGCTGACGATTCAGAAGGAGATTCACCACAGCGTCTTCGCCGTGGTGGACGGCACGTTCATCGGCGAAGGCCCCGGGCCGCGCTGCATGGACGTGTACGAGCGCGGCCTGATGCTGGCCGGCGCCGATCAGGTCGCCGTGGACGCCACCATCGCCCGGTTGATGGGCCTGGACCCGTTCGAGATTCCGTTCCTGCGGCTGGCGCACGAAGCCGGGCTGGGCACGGCCGACGCGCGCGAGATCGACGTGGTGGGCGTGGACCCCGATGCCGTGAGCTGGAAGGCCCGCACGGCCCGCGAGACGTTTGCCAGCCGGGGCCAGAAGCTCATCTATTGGGGACCGCTGAAGCCCCTGGAGCGGCTGCTGCTGCGCACGGTCATCGCGCCCTGGTCCTACGCGGCGTCCCGTGCCTATCACGATGTCTACTGGTGGAACGTGCACGGTCGCCGGCGAGTGACCGAAGCGCTGCGCGGGCCGTGGGGCCAACTCTTCCAGCAGTATCCCGAGGAGGACCACCACCCGCTGCCGCTTCCCGAGGCTGCCACCGCTCGGCGCTAG